One window of the Lycorma delicatula isolate Av1 chromosome 3, ASM4794821v1, whole genome shotgun sequence genome contains the following:
- the PIG-F gene encoding phosphatidylinositol glycan anchor biosynthesis class F isoform X1, with protein MFLSVNDNYTVNKITSFYCMSSCIYLSVLIVGLLLTDAFYYAGSFSFLPVYFVIIIAEIFKYSYIRLVNQKELSFNPKQGFKLLSIIFILLKQTKVIEVVKSLFTVLFVVIAYFIMAILFGAEVFDKHEETIMFSFLLTVLTVFPLCLHFGANSVIYVLGGGKMNDIFHLTLFRNIQMSLFGAWIGAFVIPLDWERPWQVWPIPCSTGAILGSMLSYFISLFQFFSDPGKKNNKTGRKDSFFWRTNNFTLVLGWAVA; from the exons ATGTTCTTATCAGTGAATGATAATTATACTGtcaataaaataacatcattttACTGTATGTCATCATGTATATATTTATCAGTACTGATTGTTGGTTTGCTATTAACTGATGCATTTTACTATGCtggtagtttttcatttttaccagtttattttgtaattattatcgcTGAAATCTTTAAGTATTCTTATATTCGTTTAGTAAATCAAAAGGAGTTAAGTTTTAATCCGAAGCAAGGATTTaagttattatcaataatatttattttattgaaacagaCTAAAGTCATTGAAGTtgttaaaagtttgtttacgGTCTTATTTGTGGTGATAGCATATTTTATAATGGCAATTTTGTTTGGTGCAGAAGTTTTTGATAAACATGAAGAAAcaataatgttcagttttttattgacTGTGTTGACAGTGTTTCCGTTGTGTTTACATTTTGGTGCCAACTCTGTAATATATGTATTAGGGGGTGGTAAAATGaatgatatatttcatttaaccTTGTTTAGAAATATACAAATGAGTTTATTTGGTGCTTGGATTGGTGCGTTTGTGATACCTTTGGATTGGGAACGACCTTGGCAAGTTTGGCCTATACCTTGCTCTACTGGAGCTATTCTTGGATCAATGCtttcatatttcatttcattatttcaatttttttctgatcctggaaagaaaaataataaaactggaagAAAG GATTCCTTTTTTTGGAGGACCAATAATTTTACACTTGTTCTTGGTTGGGCTGTTGCATGA
- the PIG-F gene encoding phosphatidylinositol glycan anchor biosynthesis class F isoform X2, producing the protein MFLSVNDNYTVNKITSFYCMSSCIYLSVLIVGLLLTDAFYYAGSFSFLPVYFVIIIAEIFKYSYIRLVNQKELSFNPKQGFKLLSIIFILLKQTKVIEVVKSLFTVLFVVIAYFIMAILFGAEVFDKHEETIMFSFLLTVLTVFPLCLHFGANSVIYVLGGGKMNDIFHLTLFRNIQMSLFGAWIGAFVIPLDWERPWQVWPIPCSTGAILGSMLSYFISLFQFFSDPGKKNNKTGRKEFHALRG; encoded by the exons ATGTTCTTATCAGTGAATGATAATTATACTGtcaataaaataacatcattttACTGTATGTCATCATGTATATATTTATCAGTACTGATTGTTGGTTTGCTATTAACTGATGCATTTTACTATGCtggtagtttttcatttttaccagtttattttgtaattattatcgcTGAAATCTTTAAGTATTCTTATATTCGTTTAGTAAATCAAAAGGAGTTAAGTTTTAATCCGAAGCAAGGATTTaagttattatcaataatatttattttattgaaacagaCTAAAGTCATTGAAGTtgttaaaagtttgtttacgGTCTTATTTGTGGTGATAGCATATTTTATAATGGCAATTTTGTTTGGTGCAGAAGTTTTTGATAAACATGAAGAAAcaataatgttcagttttttattgacTGTGTTGACAGTGTTTCCGTTGTGTTTACATTTTGGTGCCAACTCTGTAATATATGTATTAGGGGGTGGTAAAATGaatgatatatttcatttaaccTTGTTTAGAAATATACAAATGAGTTTATTTGGTGCTTGGATTGGTGCGTTTGTGATACCTTTGGATTGGGAACGACCTTGGCAAGTTTGGCCTATACCTTGCTCTACTGGAGCTATTCTTGGATCAATGCtttcatatttcatttcattatttcaatttttttctgatcctggaaagaaaaataataaaactggaagAAAG gaATTTCATGCTTTGCGTGGTTAA
- the PIG-F gene encoding phosphatidylinositol glycan anchor biosynthesis class F isoform X4, with amino-acid sequence MFLSVNDNYTVNKITSFYCMSSCIYLSVLIVGLLLTDAFYYAGSFSFLPVYFVIIIAEIFKYSYIRLVNQKELSFNPKQGFKLLSIIFILLKQTKVIEVVKSLFTVLFVVIAYFIMAILFGAEVFDKHEETIMFSFLLTVLTVFPLCLHFGANSVIYVLGGGKMNDIFHLTLFRNIQMSLFGAWIGAFVIPLDWERPWQVWPIPCSTGAILGSMLSYFISLFQFFSDPGKKNNKTGRKVLCI; translated from the coding sequence ATGTTCTTATCAGTGAATGATAATTATACTGtcaataaaataacatcattttACTGTATGTCATCATGTATATATTTATCAGTACTGATTGTTGGTTTGCTATTAACTGATGCATTTTACTATGCtggtagtttttcatttttaccagtttattttgtaattattatcgcTGAAATCTTTAAGTATTCTTATATTCGTTTAGTAAATCAAAAGGAGTTAAGTTTTAATCCGAAGCAAGGATTTaagttattatcaataatatttattttattgaaacagaCTAAAGTCATTGAAGTtgttaaaagtttgtttacgGTCTTATTTGTGGTGATAGCATATTTTATAATGGCAATTTTGTTTGGTGCAGAAGTTTTTGATAAACATGAAGAAAcaataatgttcagttttttattgacTGTGTTGACAGTGTTTCCGTTGTGTTTACATTTTGGTGCCAACTCTGTAATATATGTATTAGGGGGTGGTAAAATGaatgatatatttcatttaaccTTGTTTAGAAATATACAAATGAGTTTATTTGGTGCTTGGATTGGTGCGTTTGTGATACCTTTGGATTGGGAACGACCTTGGCAAGTTTGGCCTATACCTTGCTCTACTGGAGCTATTCTTGGATCAATGCtttcatatttcatttcattatttcaatttttttctgatcctggaaagaaaaataataaaactggaagAAAG
- the PIG-F gene encoding phosphatidylinositol glycan anchor biosynthesis class F isoform X3 → MFLSVNDNYTVNKITSFYCMSSCIYLSVLIVGLLLTDAFYYAGSFSFLPVYFVIIIAEIFKYSYIRLVNQKELSFNPKQGFKLLSIIFILLKQTKVIEVVKSLFTVLFVVIAYFIMAILFGAEVFDKHEETIMFSFLLTVLTVFPLCLHFGANSVIYVLGGGKMNDIFHLTLFRNIQMSLFGAWIGAFVIPLDWERPWQVWPIPCSTGAILGSMLSYFISLFQFFSDPGKKNNKTGRKKRFNF, encoded by the coding sequence ATGTTCTTATCAGTGAATGATAATTATACTGtcaataaaataacatcattttACTGTATGTCATCATGTATATATTTATCAGTACTGATTGTTGGTTTGCTATTAACTGATGCATTTTACTATGCtggtagtttttcatttttaccagtttattttgtaattattatcgcTGAAATCTTTAAGTATTCTTATATTCGTTTAGTAAATCAAAAGGAGTTAAGTTTTAATCCGAAGCAAGGATTTaagttattatcaataatatttattttattgaaacagaCTAAAGTCATTGAAGTtgttaaaagtttgtttacgGTCTTATTTGTGGTGATAGCATATTTTATAATGGCAATTTTGTTTGGTGCAGAAGTTTTTGATAAACATGAAGAAAcaataatgttcagttttttattgacTGTGTTGACAGTGTTTCCGTTGTGTTTACATTTTGGTGCCAACTCTGTAATATATGTATTAGGGGGTGGTAAAATGaatgatatatttcatttaaccTTGTTTAGAAATATACAAATGAGTTTATTTGGTGCTTGGATTGGTGCGTTTGTGATACCTTTGGATTGGGAACGACCTTGGCAAGTTTGGCCTATACCTTGCTCTACTGGAGCTATTCTTGGATCAATGCtttcatatttcatttcattatttcaatttttttctgatcctggaaagaaaaataataaaactggaagAAAG